TCGGTTATTACCGAGAAGCAGATCAGTATCTTCTACTTCTCTTTTTGGCAATAAGAACCGCTCATACATTCTCAATTACTTGGCGCCTTAGCACGGTGTAATTAAAACCACATGAGCGGTTTTTATTGGTGGGTCTGGGTGGATTCGAACCACCGACCTCACCCTTATCAGGGGTGCGCTCTAACCAACTGAGCTACAGACCCAATTTGTTTAGGCCTGCCTTGATGCGCCGCACCGACCCGTATAAATTGGTGGAGCTATGCGGGATCGAACCGCAGACCTCCTGCGTGCAAGGCAGGCGCTCTCCCAGCTGAGCTATAGCCCCAGGCTATTGGTAATTCAGAGACAATTTATGTGAAAGCGCAAAGGCTTGCAGTCGCTTTTTCTTAAAGGAGGTGATCCAGCCCCAGCTTCCGCTAGGGCTACCTTGTTACGACTTCACCCCAGTCGTGAATCACACCGTGGTAACCGTCCTCCCGAGGGTTAGACTAGCTACTTCTGGTGCAACCCACTCCCATGGTGTGACGGGCGGTGTGTACAAGGCCCGGGAACGTATTCACCGTGACATTCTGATTCACGATTACTAGCGATTCCGACTTCACGGAGTCGAGTTGCAGACTCCGATCCGGACTACGATCGGCTTTCTCAGATTAGCACTACCTCGCGGCTTCGCAACTGTTTGTACCGACCATTGTAGCACGTGTGTAGCCCATCCCATAAGGGCCATGATGACTTGACGTCGTCCCCGCCTTCCTCCGGTTTATCACCGGCAGTCTCATTAGAGTTCTCAACTAAATGCTAGCAACTAATGATAAGGGTTGCGCTCGTTGCGGGACTTAACCCAACATCTCACGACACGAGCTGACGACAGCCATGCAGCACCTGTCTCACAGTTCCCGAAGGCACCAATCCATCTCTGGAAAGTTCTGTGGATGTCAAGGGATGGTAAGGTTCTTCGCGTTGCATCGAATTAAACCACATGCTCCACCGCTTGTGCGGGCCCCCGTCAATTCCTTTGAGTTTTAATCTTGCGACCGTACTCCCCAGGCGGTCAACTTATCGCGTTAGCTGCGCTACTAATCTTTTTAATAAGACCAACAGCTAGTTGACATCGTTTAGGGCGTGGACTACCGGGTATCTAATCCCGTTTGCTCCCCACGCTTTCGCACCTCAGCGTCAGTTTTAGTCCAGGAAGGCGCCTTCGCCACTGATGTTCCTTCTGATATCTACGCATTTCACTGCTACTCCAGAAATTCCCCTTCCCTCTACTAAACTCTAGACTGCCAGTTTCAATCGCCATTCCTAGGTTGAGCCCAGGGCTTTCACAACTGACTTAACAATCCGCCTACGCGCGCTTTACGCCCAGTAATTCCGAATAACGCTTGCACCCTCTGTATTACCGCGGCTGCTGGCACAGAGTTAGCCGGTGCTTTTTCTGCGAGTAACGTCACAGCACCAAGGTATTAACTTAATGCCTTTCCTCCTCGCTAAAAGTGCTTTACAACCCTCGGGCCTTCTTCACACACGCGGCATGGCTGGATCAGGCTTGCGCCCATTGTCCAATATTCCCCACTGCTGCCTCCCGTAGGAGTCTGGGCCGTGTCTCAGTCCCAGTGTGGCTGATCATCCTCTCAAACCAGCTATAGATCGTCGCCTTGGTGAGCCATTACCTCACCAACTAGCTAATCTAACATAGGCTCATCCTCTAGCGATAGCTTACAAGTAGAGGCCACCTTTACTCCTTAGAGTATATTCGGTATTAACGTAAGCTTCCCTACGGTATCCCCAACTAGAGGGTAGATTCCTATGCATTACTCACCCGTCCGCCACTCGTCAGCAAGAGCAAGCTCTTCTGTTACCGTTCGACTTGCATGTGTTAGGCCTGCCGCCAGCGTTCATTCTGAGCCAGGATCAAACTCTTCAGTTTAATCTTGAACATATATAAAACACTCGGAATTGACAAAGTTAACATGGAAGAATTACTTCTACCTATACTTCATTTGTCGTTTCGAGTTAATTTTTGCTTCTGCGCACCTAAGCACTTCCACATAAATTATCTCTGAATTACCTGATTTTTAAAGAACTTAATTCGTTCACTAAGCAAGTGTTTCTTACTCAGTAAGCCAGCTATGTTAGCTCGCTTTGAAACTTGTGTCAATCGTTTTTTCAAACTTTTTTCTTCAAATCTCTTCTCGTGTTTCTGCTTCAGCGCCTTGGCGTCGAAGTGAGGCGTATTCTACAGAATATCGGTGCCCACGCAAGCGTTATTTTAATTTTTTTTGAATTATTTTTTTACATTTGCACTATATCAACAACTTAGCTATTAGAATTGTTGAATTACATCATTACAACATCAAAAAACTCCGCTGGATAACAACTTTCAGCCTGAAAACTTATAGGTTTTTTTAGAAAAGCTTCTAACGAAGCAACGCTATCTGATTCCTCATCCATTATCTTGGCAACGACACTTTCTGCTGCTATAACACGATAACGCTCTGCATCAAACGATTTGTCCATTCGTGTAATTTCTCGAAAAATTTCATAGGCTACGGTTTCGGCTGTTTTAACGACACCTCGTCCATTGCAAACTGGGCAGGTTTCACACAACGTTCGTTCTAAGCTTTCTCGTGTGCGTTTTCGTGTCATCTCAATTAGGCCAAGCCTGGAAATCTCGCTTATTGATGTTTTAACGCGATCTTTTGCCAAAGCTTTTATCAATGCATCATATACATGTTTTTTGTGCTCTGCCTCTTCCATATCAATAAGGTCGAGAATTATAATTCCACCCAAGTTACGTAACCTTAGTTGACGGGCAATCGCTTGTGTTGCTTCAAGGTTTGTTCGATAGATGGTTTCTTCGAGGTTTTTATGCCCAACAAAACCACCCGTATTCACATCTATAGTGGCCATTGCCTCTGTTTGATCTATGATTAAGTATCCCCCTGACTTAAGTGAAACACGCTTCTCAAGTGCGGCTTGAATTTCATCCTCTATATTATATAAATCAAAAATAGGTCTTTCGCCTTGATAATGCCCCAACTTCTCGGTGACTTCGAGTACATACATCTTGGCAAAGTTGAGCATCTTTTGAAAGGTTTCCGCTGAGTCTACACGAATTTTCTCAATACCCGCGTTTGGTATATCTCGCAAGATCCTTAGGTAGAGCGGCAGGTCTTCGTAAATAATCTGCGACTTGGTTGCTAATTTAGCTTTTTCAACAATAGACTGCCATAAGCGCTGAAGGTAAATCATATCGGCTCTTAGTTCATGAAAATCTGCCCCTTCAGCAACGGTTCTTACAATGAAGCCGCCTTCAATGTCTTTTGCTTCGGGTATTTGCTTCATTAACTCTCTCAACCGCTCTCGCTCTTCAGAATAATCAATTTTTTGCGAAACACCCAAGGTTTTTTCAGATGGCATATACACTAATAACCGAGACGGAATGGATACTTGCATGGTGACTCGTGCGCCTTTTGAGCCTAAGGGATCTTTAACTACCTGCACCATGATCTTTTGACCCTCATGCAGGAGTTTTGCAATATCTTCTGGCGTGTCTGGCGATTTTTTTTGAATCAGTTCGCCTGACAGGTCTGAAACATGTAAAAAAGCGGCGCGTGATAAGCCAATGTCTATAAAAGCTGCCTGCATACCTGGCAATACCCGCTCGACCTTACCCCAATAAATATTACCTACTAAACCACGTTTTTTTGAACGCTCAACCCATACCTCCTGAAGCACTCCGTTTTCAACCCAAGCGACACGGGTTTCGTTGGGCGTAATATTGACTAAAACTTTTTCTTCACTGTTCATGGCATCACTCATAAAAACTGCTTTGATTTAGCAGTTGTTCTAGTTCAAAAATTGGCAAACCCATTACGGCTGAAAAACTACCTTCTATAGATTCGACGTATTTGGCACCCAGACCTTGAATGGCGTAGCCTCCCGCTTTATCGCATGGCTCACCCGTAGCCCAATAATGAGCTATGTCTTCTTCCGAAAGCTGTTTAAATTTGACACGGGTTCTATTGAGTTGAGCCAAGGCTAATGACTGATTCACAAGGGCTACCGCCGATAGAACCTCATGCCAAGTCCCTGAAAGCTTATGCATCGTTTCGATGAAGTTTTGCTTTGAGCTTGGCTTGCCAATAACCCGATTATCTATCAGCAATAACGTATCGCCACCAATGATCCATGCCGCTGAATTATTTAGAGTGCGTAAACCTGCTTGTGCTTTTTCAAGCGCCATACGTACAACAAAGTCTTCAGCCGATTCATTTTTACGTCTTGTTTCTTCAACGTCGCCCTTAACCAGTTGAAAACTCAATCCCATTTGAGAAAGCAACTCTGCTCTTCGTGGTGAACTTGACGCAAGATATAGTTTTTTGCTCATCCCACACTCCTTGAATTCGATGCGGCTACTGGCGCGGGTAAAATCTGATCTATCAACTGCGCCAAATGAATAGCACGCTTATCGGACAGATCGGCAATCTGCTGACGACAACTTAAACCAGTCGCAATAATCCAATCATTCTCGTTTGCTTGCTCTAAAGCGGGGAGCAAAGCCTGCTGGGCAATCTTAACCGACATATCATAGTGTAGGTAGCCAAAATCTCCCGCCATTCCACAACAGCCTGAATTAACAGTATTAACCACCAGGCCTGGCACTTGCGCTAGAACCTTGTTTACATCTCCTGCCTTGGCTAAGGATTTTTGGTGGCAATGCACATGCACCCAAACGCGCTTATCGACGGCTGTAATCATTGGAAAACGCTGTTGTTTAATCAAGTCCAACATCAACTCTTCATACAGCATTATCGCTGAATAATTAAACGAATCGGCCTTCTTAGGAAGTAAATCTCTCGCTTCGTCACGCCAAGTTAATGCTTCAGAAGGCTCTATCCCAATAATATAATCACCAAAAGCCACATTTGACAATACCTTAACAACGCGCGCTAACTCAGCCGCTGCCTCTTGCAATAAACCTTGGCTAATAAGTGTCCTTGGTGAGGCATTCATGAAAAGAGGCCAAACATCTAGACCTAGCTTAAGAAGGCTCTGAAGAGTAGCCTTGCCTACCTCAGGTTCTTGATATTGGCTATATAGATCCACCAGTACCCAAACCTTTTGCTGATTTGTGCCTGGCTTAATCATTTGCGTTTGCGCCTGCCACCAGGCCTGTAAATCAAACGCCCCCATTTTAGGCAAAGGCCTACGCACATCCAGGCCAAGCGCTTTAGAGGACAAACCCATTTTCTGCAACCAACTCGATAGGTTCGGGTTTTTTTGTGCCCAGGCCATCAGTTTTTTCTGGTTACCCAATGCCCATTTAATCGCTTTACCGGGTTTAAGTTGATAACTTACTTCGGCCTTAAGGCGTGCCATATCAACACTCGCGGGGCATTCTGTTTTACATGCCTTGCACGCCAAACAATGGGATAATGCATCTTGGAGTTGGGGCATGCCCAGCGCTGCAATAGGATCAGGTTCAGTTAGCGCTCTGCGCAATAAATTACTCCGCCCTCTGGTTGAATAAGCTTCTTCTCTACTAGCTTGATAGGAAGGACACATTGTGCCCGTTGTCTTGCGACAGGCCGCAGCACCATTGCATTTTTCTACCGCGTCCATCAAGCTAATATCACCACGCCAATCAAAGCCTGGATTTAATTTTTTAATAGGCTGACGATCTGCGCGCATCGGTTGCAAAATCGACTTATCAGTAATAATCACACCAGGATTGAATTGATTGTTTGGATCAAACACTGATTTTATTTGTTGATAAACACTATAAACTTTTTCCCCAACCTGCTGCCGAATAAAGGGGGCTCGCAAACGGCCATCACCATGTTCACCGGACAAGGCGCCTTTAAACTGCTTAACCAATTGAGCAAACTCATCAGCGAGTTCAGCAAACAGCATCCGCGAAGCCTTATCTGCTAAATCTAGCTCTGGGCGAATATGAATCAACCCTACCGAAGCATGGCCATAAAAAACCGCGTTAACTTGATGCTTAGCTAGCAATAGTTTAACCGCACGATAAAACGCAGGGAGCTGATCAATAGGCACGGCTGCATCCTCTATCACCGCCACCGCTTTCTTTCGCGCCCGCTTCCCCATTAAAAGTCCTAACCCCGCCTTCCTCAACGCCCATACCTGATGCGCTTGTTGCTGAGAAATCACCGGCGCACTATACGCACCTTTCGCTAGCAACCAGGCCTGCTTCTCAATTAACCCTTGCTTTAACTCACCAGCCGAATGCGCAAACAACTCGATGACCAAAACCGCACCAGGACTTCCCTCAACCCAGAAACGATTAACCGTTTGCTCAGTATTTTGAGCGGTACACGCTAAGGTCAATTGATCAATCAACTCAATAGCGGCGGGCTTGAAGGCTAATAAGGGTTCAACCAAACTCAAAGCCTGATCAACGGTTTCAAAATGGGCACAAATTAATTGGCGATGTTTTGGTTTTTTGCTTAACTTCAAGGTGGCAGAGGTAATCGCACATAAACTACCTTCTGAACCGCAAATTAAAGGCGTTAAATTAAAAGGCTGTCCCTTGGGGTTAAAAGGTTGATAATCACGCAGCAAAACATCTAAAGCATAACCGGTGTTTCGTCGGATAATGCTGGGGTCTGAAGAGGCATCAAGAATGGCTTGTTGGTGTGTTTTTAATAACCGCATCAGCTGTCGATAAATTTCACCTTCAAGGCTATTTAACGCCATCTTTTCATCAAGCTCATTAGCGCTCAAAGGCTCAAAACACGCCGCGGAGCCATCTGACAAAATTACCTCTAGCGACTCGACCCACTCGCGTGTAGTGCCATAATATAGCGAATAAGCGCCAGCAGAATTATTCGCTATCATGCCACCTAGGGTTGCACGATTGGAGGTAGAAACATCGACAGGAAAAAAGAGCTCATCATAACCAAGTCGCTGATTGAGTTCGTCCAGAACCAGGCCTGGTTCTACCTTAACGCACTGTTGAGAGGGGCGATACTCCAAGACTTGGTTTAAATGTTTTGAAATATCAATAAGGGTACCCTCACCAATTGCCTGCCCAGCAAGAGAAGACCCCCCACCACGTAGCGTAATCGTTTCAGCCGCATTCAGCGCCCGGCGTATTTCATTTACAAAATCCTGCGCGCTGAGGGGCACACTCACTTTATTGGGAACAAGTTCATACACAGAAGCATCGGTAGAGTAGAGCACGTCACATCCTTTAAATTTTTTTCTATTTTACTTCATAGACACTCTAGCAAACAGATTAACTAGGGATCAATTCAATTTGACGGGCGACGTGCTAGAATAGTTACCCATTTATCTCCTGCTTTTCTAAAAAACAATAAAAGGATTTTAATTCGATGAAAACCTCGCAACTTCTAATCGCGACCACCCGTGAAACCCCTACAGATGCAGAAATCATCAGCCATCAACTCATGCTGCGAGCAGGATTAATCCGCCGTTTGGCGGGAGGGCTCTACACCTGGTTACCGCTCGGATTAAAAGTATTGCGCAAAGTTGAAACCATCATCCGCCAAGAAATGGACCGTGCTGGCGCACAAGAAGTCCTTATGCCTGTTGTTCAACCGGCTGAA
The nucleotide sequence above comes from Thiomicrospira sp. R3. Encoded proteins:
- the rng gene encoding ribonuclease G, with the protein product MNSEEKVLVNITPNETRVAWVENGVLQEVWVERSKKRGLVGNIYWGKVERVLPGMQAAFIDIGLSRAAFLHVSDLSGELIQKKSPDTPEDIAKLLHEGQKIMVQVVKDPLGSKGARVTMQVSIPSRLLVYMPSEKTLGVSQKIDYSEERERLRELMKQIPEAKDIEGGFIVRTVAEGADFHELRADMIYLQRLWQSIVEKAKLATKSQIIYEDLPLYLRILRDIPNAGIEKIRVDSAETFQKMLNFAKMYVLEVTEKLGHYQGERPIFDLYNIEDEIQAALEKRVSLKSGGYLIIDQTEAMATIDVNTGGFVGHKNLEETIYRTNLEATQAIARQLRLRNLGGIIILDLIDMEEAEHKKHVYDALIKALAKDRVKTSISEISRLGLIEMTRKRTRESLERTLCETCPVCNGRGVVKTAETVAYEIFREITRMDKSFDAERYRVIAAESVVAKIMDEESDSVASLEAFLKKPISFQAESCYPAEFFDVVMM
- a CDS encoding FAD-binding and (Fe-S)-binding domain-containing protein — translated: MLYSTDASVYELVPNKVSVPLSAQDFVNEIRRALNAAETITLRGGGSSLAGQAIGEGTLIDISKHLNQVLEYRPSQQCVKVEPGLVLDELNQRLGYDELFFPVDVSTSNRATLGGMIANNSAGAYSLYYGTTREWVESLEVILSDGSAACFEPLSANELDEKMALNSLEGEIYRQLMRLLKTHQQAILDASSDPSIIRRNTGYALDVLLRDYQPFNPKGQPFNLTPLICGSEGSLCAITSATLKLSKKPKHRQLICAHFETVDQALSLVEPLLAFKPAAIELIDQLTLACTAQNTEQTVNRFWVEGSPGAVLVIELFAHSAGELKQGLIEKQAWLLAKGAYSAPVISQQQAHQVWALRKAGLGLLMGKRARKKAVAVIEDAAVPIDQLPAFYRAVKLLLAKHQVNAVFYGHASVGLIHIRPELDLADKASRMLFAELADEFAQLVKQFKGALSGEHGDGRLRAPFIRQQVGEKVYSVYQQIKSVFDPNNQFNPGVIITDKSILQPMRADRQPIKKLNPGFDWRGDISLMDAVEKCNGAAACRKTTGTMCPSYQASREEAYSTRGRSNLLRRALTEPDPIAALGMPQLQDALSHCLACKACKTECPASVDMARLKAEVSYQLKPGKAIKWALGNQKKLMAWAQKNPNLSSWLQKMGLSSKALGLDVRRPLPKMGAFDLQAWWQAQTQMIKPGTNQQKVWVLVDLYSQYQEPEVGKATLQSLLKLGLDVWPLFMNASPRTLISQGLLQEAAAELARVVKVLSNVAFGDYIIGIEPSEALTWRDEARDLLPKKADSFNYSAIMLYEELMLDLIKQQRFPMITAVDKRVWVHVHCHQKSLAKAGDVNKVLAQVPGLVVNTVNSGCCGMAGDFGYLHYDMSVKIAQQALLPALEQANENDWIIATGLSCRQQIADLSDKRAIHLAQLIDQILPAPVAASNSRSVG
- a CDS encoding Maf family protein — translated: MSKKLYLASSSPRRAELLSQMGLSFQLVKGDVEETRRKNESAEDFVVRMALEKAQAGLRTLNNSAAWIIGGDTLLLIDNRVIGKPSSKQNFIETMHKLSGTWHEVLSAVALVNQSLALAQLNRTRVKFKQLSEEDIAHYWATGEPCDKAGGYAIQGLGAKYVESIEGSFSAVMGLPIFELEQLLNQSSFYE